The following are encoded in a window of Hypanus sabinus isolate sHypSab1 unplaced genomic scaffold, sHypSab1.hap1 scaffold_80, whole genome shotgun sequence genomic DNA:
- the LOC132390192 gene encoding oocyte zinc finger protein XlCOF26-like, whose translation MCRTPMRQTTALHFIFIGIAITVKNEKEFVSWKLKHDTPVLLSLSRYLRSGARDSIDHPSCSDCGDGFTRLTDQLACLSFYTGERPFTFSDSGNGFTRSSQLKVH comes from the exons atgtgccggactccaatgagacagactactgcccttcacttcatattcattggcattgccatcact gttaaaaacgagaaggaatttgtctcctgGAAGCTCAAACAtgacacgccagttttgctgtctctgtctagatatttaagaagtggagcaagggattcaatcgaccatccttcctgctcagactgtggggacgGATTCACTCGGTTAACTGACCAACTGGCATGtctgtcattttacacaggagaaaggccattcaccttctcagacagtgggaatggattcactcggtcatctcaactgaaggtacattag